One stretch of Henckelia pumila isolate YLH828 unplaced genomic scaffold, ASM3356847v2 CTG_477:::fragment_1, whole genome shotgun sequence DNA includes these proteins:
- the LOC140872799 gene encoding probable protein phosphatase 2C 80 isoform X3, which yields MHASTQRSLKMVCGAFYIPKERASNPRGDDAHFLFEEKQTIGVADGVGGWSEKGVDAGEYARKLMSNFFVVLGNYPTVESNHNLNLKRILNEAYSKTKVPGSSTACILTLKNHSLHAVNVGDSGFLLLRDGEEFYKSPIQTSRFNCPYQLGKCASTPSVAQVSEMPVQAGDVIILGTDGLFDNLFTKDIRDVANFLGGAGADPDQFARSIAEHAYYNSIDKSAFTPFTEASLRNGMEYFGGKKDDITVVVAFVVS from the exons ATGCATGCAAG TACACAAAGAAGTCTGAAGATGGTTTGTGGAGCCTTTTACATCCCAAAGGAGAGAGCGTCCAATCCTCGAGGGGATGATGCTCACTTCCTATTTGAGGAGAAGCAGACAATTGGTGTGGCAGATGGTGTAGGAGGCTGGAGTGAGAAAGGTGTTGATGCTGGAGAATATGCTCGAAAACTGATGTCCAATTTTTTTGTAGTGCTCGGAAACTATCCTACCGTGGAAAGTAATCATAATCTTAATCTTAAACGCATCTTGAATGAGGCATACTCGAAGACTAAGGTTCCAGGATCCTCCACAGCTTGCATATTAACACTCAAAAACCAT TCCTTGCATGCTGTTAATGTGGGAGATAGTGGATTCTTGTTATTAAGAGATGGGGAAGAGTTCTACAAGTCACCAATCCAGACTAGTCGCTTCAATTGTCCGTATCAGCTTGGTAAATGTGCGTCTACACCAAGTGTGGCACAG GTTTCTGAAATGCCGGTACAAGCAGGGGACGTTATTATACTAGGCACTGATGGCCTATTCGATAACTTGTTCACAAAAGATATACGGGACGTTGCCAACTTCTTAGGAGGGGCAGGAGCAGATCCAGATCAATTTGCAAGGAGCATTGCCGAACATGCTTATTATAATTCCATTGATAAATCAGCTTTTACTCCTTTCACAGAAGCGTCTTTAAGAAATGGAATGGAATATTTTGGGGGCAAGAAAGATGATATTACCGTAGTCGTTGCTTTCGTTGTTAGTTAA
- the LOC140872799 gene encoding probable protein phosphatase 2C 80 isoform X1, translated as MCSSLGCWPVTRRRMEAFSDPAPRTQRSLKMVCGAFYIPKERASNPRGDDAHFLFEEKQTIGVADGVGGWSEKGVDAGEYARKLMSNFFVVLGNYPTVESNHNLNLKRILNEAYSKTKVPGSSTACILTLKNHSLHAVNVGDSGFLLLRDGEEFYKSPIQTSRFNCPYQLGKCASTPSVAQVSEMPVQAGDVIILGTDGLFDNLFTKDIRDVANFLGGAGADPDQFARSIAEHAYYNSIDKSAFTPFTEASLRNGMEYFGGKKDDITVVVAFVVS; from the exons ATGTGTTCATCTCTTGGCTGCTGGCCAGTTACAAGGCGAAGAATGGAAGCTTTTTCTGATCCTGCGCCGCG TACACAAAGAAGTCTGAAGATGGTTTGTGGAGCCTTTTACATCCCAAAGGAGAGAGCGTCCAATCCTCGAGGGGATGATGCTCACTTCCTATTTGAGGAGAAGCAGACAATTGGTGTGGCAGATGGTGTAGGAGGCTGGAGTGAGAAAGGTGTTGATGCTGGAGAATATGCTCGAAAACTGATGTCCAATTTTTTTGTAGTGCTCGGAAACTATCCTACCGTGGAAAGTAATCATAATCTTAATCTTAAACGCATCTTGAATGAGGCATACTCGAAGACTAAGGTTCCAGGATCCTCCACAGCTTGCATATTAACACTCAAAAACCAT TCCTTGCATGCTGTTAATGTGGGAGATAGTGGATTCTTGTTATTAAGAGATGGGGAAGAGTTCTACAAGTCACCAATCCAGACTAGTCGCTTCAATTGTCCGTATCAGCTTGGTAAATGTGCGTCTACACCAAGTGTGGCACAG GTTTCTGAAATGCCGGTACAAGCAGGGGACGTTATTATACTAGGCACTGATGGCCTATTCGATAACTTGTTCACAAAAGATATACGGGACGTTGCCAACTTCTTAGGAGGGGCAGGAGCAGATCCAGATCAATTTGCAAGGAGCATTGCCGAACATGCTTATTATAATTCCATTGATAAATCAGCTTTTACTCCTTTCACAGAAGCGTCTTTAAGAAATGGAATGGAATATTTTGGGGGCAAGAAAGATGATATTACCGTAGTCGTTGCTTTCGTTGTTAGTTAA
- the LOC140872799 gene encoding probable protein phosphatase 2C 80 isoform X2: MGYCRSSVGRSTQRSLKMVCGAFYIPKERASNPRGDDAHFLFEEKQTIGVADGVGGWSEKGVDAGEYARKLMSNFFVVLGNYPTVESNHNLNLKRILNEAYSKTKVPGSSTACILTLKNHSLHAVNVGDSGFLLLRDGEEFYKSPIQTSRFNCPYQLGKCASTPSVAQVSEMPVQAGDVIILGTDGLFDNLFTKDIRDVANFLGGAGADPDQFARSIAEHAYYNSIDKSAFTPFTEASLRNGMEYFGGKKDDITVVVAFVVS, encoded by the exons ATGGGATATTGTCGTTCTTCTGTTGGTCGATC TACACAAAGAAGTCTGAAGATGGTTTGTGGAGCCTTTTACATCCCAAAGGAGAGAGCGTCCAATCCTCGAGGGGATGATGCTCACTTCCTATTTGAGGAGAAGCAGACAATTGGTGTGGCAGATGGTGTAGGAGGCTGGAGTGAGAAAGGTGTTGATGCTGGAGAATATGCTCGAAAACTGATGTCCAATTTTTTTGTAGTGCTCGGAAACTATCCTACCGTGGAAAGTAATCATAATCTTAATCTTAAACGCATCTTGAATGAGGCATACTCGAAGACTAAGGTTCCAGGATCCTCCACAGCTTGCATATTAACACTCAAAAACCAT TCCTTGCATGCTGTTAATGTGGGAGATAGTGGATTCTTGTTATTAAGAGATGGGGAAGAGTTCTACAAGTCACCAATCCAGACTAGTCGCTTCAATTGTCCGTATCAGCTTGGTAAATGTGCGTCTACACCAAGTGTGGCACAG GTTTCTGAAATGCCGGTACAAGCAGGGGACGTTATTATACTAGGCACTGATGGCCTATTCGATAACTTGTTCACAAAAGATATACGGGACGTTGCCAACTTCTTAGGAGGGGCAGGAGCAGATCCAGATCAATTTGCAAGGAGCATTGCCGAACATGCTTATTATAATTCCATTGATAAATCAGCTTTTACTCCTTTCACAGAAGCGTCTTTAAGAAATGGAATGGAATATTTTGGGGGCAAGAAAGATGATATTACCGTAGTCGTTGCTTTCGTTGTTAGTTAA
- the LOC140872799 gene encoding probable protein phosphatase 2C 80 isoform X4 produces MVCGAFYIPKERASNPRGDDAHFLFEEKQTIGVADGVGGWSEKGVDAGEYARKLMSNFFVVLGNYPTVESNHNLNLKRILNEAYSKTKVPGSSTACILTLKNHSLHAVNVGDSGFLLLRDGEEFYKSPIQTSRFNCPYQLGKCASTPSVAQVSEMPVQAGDVIILGTDGLFDNLFTKDIRDVANFLGGAGADPDQFARSIAEHAYYNSIDKSAFTPFTEASLRNGMEYFGGKKDDITVVVAFVVS; encoded by the exons ATGGTTTGTGGAGCCTTTTACATCCCAAAGGAGAGAGCGTCCAATCCTCGAGGGGATGATGCTCACTTCCTATTTGAGGAGAAGCAGACAATTGGTGTGGCAGATGGTGTAGGAGGCTGGAGTGAGAAAGGTGTTGATGCTGGAGAATATGCTCGAAAACTGATGTCCAATTTTTTTGTAGTGCTCGGAAACTATCCTACCGTGGAAAGTAATCATAATCTTAATCTTAAACGCATCTTGAATGAGGCATACTCGAAGACTAAGGTTCCAGGATCCTCCACAGCTTGCATATTAACACTCAAAAACCAT TCCTTGCATGCTGTTAATGTGGGAGATAGTGGATTCTTGTTATTAAGAGATGGGGAAGAGTTCTACAAGTCACCAATCCAGACTAGTCGCTTCAATTGTCCGTATCAGCTTGGTAAATGTGCGTCTACACCAAGTGTGGCACAG GTTTCTGAAATGCCGGTACAAGCAGGGGACGTTATTATACTAGGCACTGATGGCCTATTCGATAACTTGTTCACAAAAGATATACGGGACGTTGCCAACTTCTTAGGAGGGGCAGGAGCAGATCCAGATCAATTTGCAAGGAGCATTGCCGAACATGCTTATTATAATTCCATTGATAAATCAGCTTTTACTCCTTTCACAGAAGCGTCTTTAAGAAATGGAATGGAATATTTTGGGGGCAAGAAAGATGATATTACCGTAGTCGTTGCTTTCGTTGTTAGTTAA
- the LOC140872793 gene encoding uncharacterized protein, whose protein sequence is MGCTSSKSVDVSPAGVYRPPPSSFAVFDINSIEEPWLKSCEPPELSGKKQPSHQLPATILEKLNSIEDAPRTWEEVSKALEDIKPKLKPVDPPPPAQDHIPAAEGGESVPPPPPPPKNLTFHTLEELEAKISPKEPKPTHESKKFSESRKGINLPDVSKSLKDNIFIKIDKLEREKEGKAAGFVKRDPLADFEERCPPDGSDAVVLYTTSIGGVRRTYEDCNIVRTLMETHRIVFDERDVSLHGGFLNELKELLGEGVSVPRLFVKGRYLGGVEEVVHLNETGRLPRILNWARVERGVGRLGCEGCGGARFVPCLDCGGSCKIVVEGNKERCGVCNENGLVQCPACI, encoded by the coding sequence ATGGGATGCACCTCCTCCAAAAGCGTCGACGTCTCCCCCGCCGGAGTCTACCGCCCTCCGCCGTCCAGCTTCGCCGTCTTCGACATCAACTCCATCGAAGAGCCGTGGCTCAAGTCATGCGAGCCACCGGAATTATCTGGGAAGAAGCAGCCCTCTCATCAGTTGCCAGCCACCATTCTAGAGAAGCTCAACTCCATTGAAGATGCACCTCGCACGTGGGAAGAGGTCAGCAAGGCGCTGGAGGACATCAAACCCAAGCTCAAACCAGTCGATCCTCCGCCACCGGCTCAAGATCATATCCCCGCCGCCGAGGGAGGAGAATCTgtaccaccaccaccaccaccacccaAGAACTTGACTTTTCACACGCTCGAAGAGCTGGAAGCCAAGATCTCTCCAAAAGAACCAAAACCCACTCATGAATCGAAGAAATTCAGCGAATCACGAAAAGGGATCAATCTTCCAGACGTCTCCAAGTCGCTGAAGGACAATATTTTCATAAAGATAGACAAATTAGAGCGAGAAAAGGAAGGCAAGGCGGCGGGTTTCGTGAAGCGTGATCCCTTAGCCGACTTCGAAGAGAGATGCCCACCCGACGGATCAGACGCCGTCGTGCTCTACACGACGTCCATAGGCGGCGTGCGGCGCACTTACGAGGATTGCAACATAGTCAGGACACTGATGGAGACGCACAGGATCGTGTTCGACGAGAGGGACGTATCGTTACACGGCGGATTCTTGAACGAACTGAAGGAACTATTGGGCGAGGGAGTTAGTGTTCCGAGGCTGTTCGTGAAGGGGAGATACCTGGGCGGAGTGGAGGAAGTTGTGCATTTGAACGAAACGGGTCGGCTGCCGAGGATACTGAACTGGGCTCGCGTGGAGAGAGGGGTGGGTAGGCTGGGCTGCGAGGGCTGCGGCGGCGCCAGGTTCGTTCCAtgcttggactgcggtggaAGCTGCAAGATTGTGGTGGAGGGGAACAAGGAGAGGTGTGGGGTTTGTAATGAGAATGGATTGGTCCAATGCCCCGCATGCATTTGA